One window from the genome of Streptomyces cadmiisoli encodes:
- a CDS encoding transglycosylase SLT domain-containing protein, which produces MLEGNRVSRISVRGFAVASATAVTAVGSVVGVASGSTAQNNDAEAAATDLTLLADIPAGQQAQVQTASLTQQANVQAIAADASAKKDAEAAARKAAAETAIAKKEAAEKAAKEAKEREEAREEAASRSSVRDASSFAPQSSYSISEIQAMARSMVPSAQFQCFSNIVDHESDWNYRAVNPSSGAYGLFQALPGSKMSSVGSDWQTNPATQIQWGLNYMNERYGSPCDAWTFWQANNWY; this is translated from the coding sequence ATGCTGGAAGGAAACCGTGTGAGCCGGATTTCGGTCCGGGGATTCGCAGTGGCTTCGGCCACCGCGGTCACCGCAGTCGGAAGCGTCGTCGGCGTTGCCTCGGGCAGCACCGCGCAGAACAACGACGCCGAGGCGGCGGCAACCGACCTGACGCTCCTCGCGGACATACCCGCGGGCCAGCAGGCCCAGGTGCAGACCGCGTCCCTGACGCAGCAGGCCAACGTTCAGGCCATCGCCGCGGACGCCAGCGCCAAGAAGGACGCCGAGGCGGCGGCCCGCAAGGCGGCGGCCGAGACCGCGATCGCCAAGAAGGAGGCTGCCGAGAAGGCGGCCAAGGAAGCCAAGGAGCGCGAAGAGGCGCGTGAGGAAGCGGCGAGCCGCTCCTCGGTCCGGGACGCGTCCAGCTTCGCTCCGCAGAGCTCGTACTCCATCTCCGAGATCCAGGCGATGGCCAGGTCGATGGTGCCGAGCGCGCAGTTCCAGTGCTTCAGCAACATCGTGGACCACGAGTCCGACTGGAACTACCGGGCGGTCAACCCGTCGTCCGGTGCCTACGGTCTCTTCCAGGCACTGCCCGGGTCCAAGATGTCCTCCGTCGGTTCCGACTGGCAGACCAACCCGGCCACCCAGATCCAGTGGGGCCTCAACTACATGAACGAGCGCTACGGCAGTCCCTGTGACGCCTGGACGTTCTGGCAGGCCAACAACTGGTACTGA
- a CDS encoding PhoH family protein gives MVTSTKRHKPDRRTYVLDTSVLLADPNALSRFDEHEVVLPVVVVTELEAKRHHPELGYFARQALRLLDDYRVRHGRLDAPIPIGDLGGTLRVELNHSDPSVLPTGYRLGDNDSRILAVARNLQAEGFDVTVVSKDLPLRIKASSVGLLAEEYRAELAITDSSGWTGMSELTLSGEQVDILFDEGHVYVPEAADLPVHTGLTIQSERGKALGRVTPEGNVRVVRGDREAFGIKGRSAEQRIALDLLLDPEVGIVSMGGRAGTGKSALALCAGLEAVLERRQHQKVMVFRPLYAVGGQELGYLPGTEAEKMSPWAQAVFDTLSAVTSREVIEEVTARGMLEVLPLTHIRGRSLHDAFVIVDEAQSLERNVLLTVLSRIGANSRVVLTHDVAQRDNLRVGRYDGVVAVVEKLKGHPLFAHVTLTRSERSQIAALVTEMLEDGQI, from the coding sequence GTGGTGACCAGCACAAAGCGCCACAAGCCAGACCGGCGCACCTATGTTCTCGACACCAGCGTCCTGCTGGCCGACCCGAACGCCCTGAGCCGCTTCGACGAGCACGAGGTCGTGCTGCCGGTCGTCGTCGTCACGGAGCTGGAGGCGAAGCGGCACCATCCCGAACTCGGCTACTTCGCCCGGCAGGCCCTGCGCCTGCTCGACGACTACCGGGTGCGCCATGGCCGCCTCGACGCCCCCATCCCGATCGGGGACCTCGGCGGAACGCTCCGTGTCGAGCTCAACCACTCGGACCCCAGCGTGCTGCCCACCGGCTACCGCCTGGGGGACAACGACTCCCGCATCCTGGCGGTCGCGCGCAATCTGCAGGCCGAGGGGTTCGACGTCACCGTCGTGTCGAAGGACCTCCCGCTCAGGATCAAGGCCTCCTCCGTGGGACTCCTCGCCGAGGAGTACCGCGCGGAACTCGCCATCACGGACTCCTCCGGCTGGACCGGGATGTCCGAACTGACGCTGTCCGGCGAGCAGGTGGACATCCTCTTCGACGAAGGCCATGTCTACGTCCCGGAGGCCGCCGACCTGCCGGTCCACACCGGCCTGACCATCCAGTCCGAGCGCGGCAAGGCGCTCGGCCGGGTGACGCCGGAGGGCAACGTCCGGGTGGTGCGCGGCGACCGGGAGGCGTTCGGCATCAAGGGCCGCAGCGCCGAACAGCGCATCGCGCTCGATCTGCTGCTGGACCCGGAGGTCGGGATCGTCTCGATGGGCGGCCGGGCCGGCACCGGAAAGTCGGCGCTGGCGCTGTGCGCGGGCCTGGAGGCGGTGCTGGAGCGCCGTCAGCACCAGAAGGTGATGGTCTTCCGTCCGCTGTACGCGGTGGGCGGGCAGGAGCTCGGCTATCTGCCCGGTACCGAGGCGGAGAAGATGAGCCCCTGGGCTCAGGCCGTCTTCGACACGCTGTCCGCGGTCACCAGCCGCGAGGTCATCGAGGAGGTCACCGCGCGCGGGATGCTGGAGGTCCTTCCGCTCACCCATATCCGCGGACGCTCCCTCCACGACGCCTTCGTGATCGTGGACGAGGCCCAGTCACTCGAACGCAACGTCCTGCTGACCGTTCTGTCCCGGATCGGCGCGAATTCCAGGGTCGTTCTCACGCATGACGTGGCACAAAGGGACAATTTGCGGGTCGGCCGGTACGACGGTGTCGTGGCGGTCGTCGAAAAGCTGAAGGGGCATCCGCTTTTCGCCCATGTGACGCTGACGCGGTCCGAGAGGTCCCAGATCGCCGCGCTTGTGACCGAAATGCTGGAGGACGGGCAGATCTGA
- a CDS encoding AI-2E family transporter: protein MSRVPGWLGRLGTGAAELSKRWEERRAQAEQARAELPEPEPPADTGTTPPAHGTESVPVVVRPDPAQAVPWGVRVAAEAGWRLLVLAGTVWVLMRVISAVQLVVLAFVGALLITALLQPTVARLRRYGVPRGPATVLTAILGFVVMGLIGWFVTWQVMENIGNVSDQVQDGIDELRRWLLDSPFHVTDKQINDIAENLRDAVGANTDQITSAGLEGVTVIVEALTGILLAVFSTLFLLYDGRRIWEWTLKLVPAAARPGVAGAGPRAWQTLTAYVRGTVIVAMIDAIFIGLGIYFLDVPMAVPLAVFIFLGAFVPLVGAVVSGALAVVVALVTQGVFTAVMTLVVVLAVQQIEGHILQPFILGRAVRVHPLAVVLSVAAGGLVAGIGGAVVAVPLVAVTNTVVGYLRAHSREAALRQSPQPRGATASSVAPTTPVPPADPAP from the coding sequence ATGTCGCGAGTGCCAGGGTGGCTCGGTCGACTCGGCACCGGGGCCGCCGAGCTGAGCAAGCGCTGGGAGGAACGACGGGCCCAGGCGGAGCAGGCGCGCGCCGAGCTTCCCGAGCCCGAGCCGCCCGCCGACACCGGGACGACGCCTCCCGCCCACGGCACCGAGTCCGTACCGGTGGTGGTCCGGCCCGATCCGGCGCAGGCCGTGCCCTGGGGGGTGCGGGTCGCCGCCGAGGCCGGCTGGCGGCTGCTGGTGCTCGCCGGCACGGTATGGGTGCTGATGCGGGTCATCAGCGCCGTTCAACTCGTCGTGCTCGCCTTCGTCGGAGCACTGCTGATCACCGCGCTGCTGCAACCGACCGTGGCCCGGCTGCGGCGGTACGGGGTGCCGCGCGGACCGGCCACCGTGCTCACCGCGATCCTCGGCTTCGTCGTCATGGGGCTGATCGGATGGTTCGTGACCTGGCAGGTCATGGAGAACATCGGCAATGTCTCCGACCAGGTCCAGGACGGCATCGACGAGTTGCGCCGTTGGCTGCTGGACAGCCCCTTCCACGTCACCGACAAGCAGATCAACGACATCGCCGAGAACCTGCGCGACGCGGTCGGGGCGAACACCGACCAGATCACGTCCGCGGGACTCGAGGGTGTCACGGTCATCGTCGAGGCGCTGACGGGGATCCTGCTCGCGGTCTTCTCGACGCTGTTCCTCCTCTACGACGGCCGCCGCATCTGGGAGTGGACGCTGAAGCTGGTGCCGGCCGCCGCCCGGCCGGGGGTCGCCGGGGCCGGACCGAGGGCCTGGCAGACGTTGACCGCCTATGTGCGCGGCACGGTGATAGTGGCGATGATCGACGCGATCTTCATCGGCCTGGGGATCTACTTCCTGGACGTCCCGATGGCCGTACCGCTCGCCGTGTTCATCTTCCTCGGTGCCTTCGTCCCGCTGGTGGGTGCGGTGGTGTCGGGAGCGCTGGCCGTGGTGGTCGCGCTGGTGACGCAGGGCGTGTTCACCGCCGTCATGACGCTGGTCGTGGTGCTCGCGGTGCAGCAGATCGAGGGGCACATCCTGCAACCGTTCATCCTGGGGCGGGCGGTACGGGTGCATCCGCTGGCGGTGGTGCTGTCGGTGGCGGCCGGCGGACTGGTGGCCGGGATCGGCGGTGCGGTGGTGGCCGTACCGCTGGTGGCCGTGACCAACACGGTGGTCGGCTATCTGCGGGCGCACTCCCGTGAGGCAGCCCTGCGGCAGTCCCCGCAGCCACGGGGCGCCACGGCGTCCTCCGTCGCCCCCACCACGCCCGTCCCGCCCGCCGACCCGGCGCCCTGA
- a CDS encoding isoprenyl transferase — translation MNLRDKLRGLLVRVYARRVEGHLDHAQVPKHIGVIMDGNRRWAKAAGSTTVHGHRAGAEKIEEFLGWCSETDVEVVTLWLLSTDNFDRPQDELVPLLGIIEDVVRALAADGRWRVHHVGTRDLLPQQMQTTLKEAEEATAHVDGILVNVAIGYGGRQEIADAVRSMLLEAAGRGSSIEDVIEAVDVDMIGRHLYTGDQPDPDLVIRTSGEQRLSGFMLWQTAHSEYYFCEVFWPAFRKVDFLRALRDYAARHRRYGG, via the coding sequence GTGAACCTGCGCGACAAGCTGCGCGGCCTGCTGGTCAGGGTCTACGCACGCCGGGTGGAAGGCCACCTGGACCACGCTCAGGTGCCCAAGCACATCGGCGTCATCATGGACGGCAACCGGCGCTGGGCGAAGGCCGCGGGTTCCACCACCGTGCACGGCCACCGGGCCGGCGCCGAGAAGATCGAGGAGTTCCTCGGCTGGTGCAGCGAGACGGACGTCGAGGTCGTCACCCTGTGGCTGCTGTCGACGGACAACTTCGACCGCCCCCAGGACGAACTCGTCCCGCTTCTCGGCATCATCGAGGACGTGGTGCGCGCCCTCGCCGCCGACGGCCGCTGGCGCGTCCACCACGTCGGCACCCGCGACCTGCTGCCGCAGCAGATGCAGACGACCCTGAAGGAGGCCGAGGAGGCCACCGCCCACGTCGACGGGATACTGGTCAACGTCGCCATCGGCTACGGCGGCCGCCAGGAGATCGCCGACGCCGTCCGCTCCATGCTGCTCGAAGCCGCCGGCCGGGGCAGCTCCATCGAGGACGTCATCGAGGCCGTCGACGTCGACATGATCGGCCGGCACCTCTACACGGGTGACCAGCCCGACCCCGATCTGGTGATCCGGACCAGCGGTGAGCAGCGGCTGTCCGGATTCATGCTCTGGCAGACGGCCCACAGCGAGTACTACTTCTGTGAGGTCTTCTGGCCGGCCTTCCGCAAGGTCGACTTCCTGCGCGCCCTGCGCGACTACGCCGCCCGGCACCGCCGTTACGGCGGCTGA